A single window of Streptomyces xanthii DNA harbors:
- a CDS encoding argininosuccinate synthase-related protein, producing MISNLVGEDLRPPLVRSFAQLASLDPDRPVVTLFSGGLDSSYLLLRLRRMGVREIHAVSIDIGEDESCTYKRQVAEALGARIHILDRREEFAARHVAPAIAAQAVYLGIHPVSSSLSRPLIAQAAVDLARAIGAQAVLHTANRSQNTLRRLNGALGLLGYEGAFGSPYDLDPVTREQKLAELGEAGVGLLAGRIVSGDSNLWCREFESGILDDPELHEVPEEMYTWSRPTAAPGETERLTVAFEHGLPVAVDGVPLGLTEMIDQLNRRVGAYGLGRYSGLEHLDHGEKVLEIREMPAAWLLLNTYRHVESACLDAELIREKRHLEQVWTREVLEGRWFGELRLSVQAFIDSCAARTTGSVTWQLRTGGADTRSISARRPLYLRDRELWEEHTIAAESAPFAPQPTLLATV from the coding sequence GTGATCAGCAATCTGGTTGGAGAAGACCTCCGTCCCCCGCTCGTCCGGTCCTTCGCGCAACTCGCGTCGCTGGATCCGGACCGGCCCGTCGTCACCCTGTTCAGCGGTGGCCTGGACAGCTCGTACCTGCTGCTGCGGCTGCGGCGGATGGGCGTCCGTGAGATCCACGCGGTGAGCATCGACATCGGCGAGGACGAGTCCTGCACCTACAAGCGTCAGGTGGCCGAGGCGCTCGGCGCCCGGATCCACATCCTCGACCGGCGGGAGGAGTTCGCCGCCCGGCACGTGGCACCCGCCATCGCCGCACAGGCCGTCTACCTGGGCATCCATCCGGTGAGCTCCAGCCTCAGCCGCCCGCTCATCGCCCAGGCCGCGGTCGACCTCGCCCGCGCCATCGGCGCGCAGGCCGTACTGCACACCGCCAACCGCTCGCAGAACACGCTGCGCCGTCTTAACGGGGCGCTGGGGTTGCTCGGCTACGAGGGTGCCTTCGGCAGCCCGTACGACCTGGACCCGGTCACCCGGGAGCAGAAGCTGGCCGAGCTGGGCGAAGCGGGCGTCGGGCTGCTGGCCGGGCGCATCGTCAGCGGCGACTCCAATCTGTGGTGCCGGGAGTTCGAGTCGGGCATCCTCGACGATCCCGAGCTGCACGAGGTGCCGGAGGAGATGTACACGTGGAGCAGGCCCACCGCCGCTCCTGGTGAGACGGAGCGCCTGACCGTGGCGTTCGAGCACGGCCTGCCGGTCGCCGTCGACGGCGTTCCCCTCGGGCTGACCGAGATGATCGACCAGCTCAACCGGCGCGTCGGTGCGTACGGCCTCGGCCGCTACTCGGGCCTCGAGCACCTCGACCACGGCGAGAAGGTCCTGGAGATCCGGGAGATGCCGGCCGCCTGGCTGCTCCTGAACACCTACCGGCACGTCGAGAGCGCCTGCCTGGATGCCGAACTCATCCGGGAGAAGCGGCACTTGGAGCAGGTGTGGACCCGGGAGGTCCTGGAGGGCCGCTGGTTCGGCGAACTGCGGCTGTCCGTGCAGGCGTTCATCGACAGCTGCGCCGCCCGCACCACGGGGTCCGTGACCTGGCAGCTGCGCACGGGGGGAGCCGACACCCGGTCCATCAGCGCCCGCAGACCGCTCTACCTGCGCGACCGCGAGCTGTGGGAGGAGCACACGATCGCCGCCGAGTCCGCGCCGTTCGCCCCGCAGCCGACGCTGCTCGCCACCGTCTGA
- a CDS encoding helix-turn-helix domain-containing protein codes for MDAAQQEATARARELQRNWYGEPLGALFRRLIEDLGLNQARLAGVLGLSAPMLSQLMSGQRAKIGNPAVVQRVQLLQDLAGQVADGSVSAVEATERMEEIKKSQGGSVLSNAGQATSSSGAPTVKRVVREIQSLLRSVSAAGDIIEAADSLAPTHPELAEFLRVYGAGRTADAVAHYQSHQS; via the coding sequence ATGGACGCCGCACAGCAGGAAGCTACCGCGAGAGCACGGGAGCTCCAGCGCAACTGGTACGGGGAGCCGCTGGGGGCGCTCTTCCGTCGGCTGATAGAGGACCTCGGCCTGAACCAGGCCCGTCTCGCGGGCGTGCTCGGACTGTCCGCACCCATGCTCTCCCAGCTGATGAGCGGCCAGCGCGCCAAGATCGGCAACCCCGCTGTCGTCCAGCGGGTGCAGCTGCTGCAGGACCTGGCGGGGCAGGTCGCGGACGGCAGCGTGAGTGCGGTCGAGGCCACCGAGCGCATGGAAGAGATCAAGAAGTCCCAGGGGGGTTCGGTGCTCAGCAACGCCGGTCAGGCCACGTCCAGTTCGGGTGCCCCGACGGTCAAGCGCGTGGTGCGTGAGATCCAGTCGCTGCTGCGCTCCGTGTCCGCCGCCGGCGACATCATCGAGGCCGCCGACTCCCTCGCCCCGACCCACCCGGAACTGGCAGAGTTCCTCCGGGTCTACGGCGCCGGACGCACCGCCGACGCGGTCGCCCACTACCAGTCGCACCAGAGCTGA
- a CDS encoding 2OG-Fe dioxygenase family protein: protein MATAIAHPVATHPVTAEAVEALAGPGGHLIPAADFSALVGADPAEWNRFARHWDELTLDTHMADGGTYRHRRYGQFDLDPAAAELTLLPHAPYRQETDVNPLNGGVERVFDPLTESFATDPLLRSVLVELGRIFSAVDGTTAWNVKLHPYRIAASADQTGQPAPEGRHRDGVTFITSLMIGRTNVTGGESGVYTDEGEHLMTTTLSRPGDILLGDDRRTLHSVTPVQPRDPGLAAHRDVLVIAYTAR, encoded by the coding sequence ATGGCCACCGCCATCGCCCACCCCGTCGCCACCCACCCCGTCACCGCCGAGGCCGTCGAGGCCCTGGCCGGCCCCGGTGGGCACCTGATCCCCGCCGCCGACTTCTCCGCGCTCGTCGGCGCGGACCCGGCCGAGTGGAACCGCTTCGCCCGGCACTGGGACGAGCTGACCCTCGACACCCACATGGCCGACGGCGGCACCTACCGCCACCGCCGCTACGGACAGTTCGACCTCGACCCGGCCGCCGCGGAACTCACGCTCCTGCCGCACGCGCCGTACCGCCAGGAGACCGACGTCAACCCGCTCAACGGGGGCGTCGAGCGCGTCTTCGACCCGCTGACCGAGTCCTTCGCCACCGACCCGCTGCTGCGCTCGGTCCTGGTCGAACTCGGCCGGATCTTCAGCGCGGTCGACGGCACCACCGCGTGGAACGTGAAGCTCCACCCGTACCGCATCGCCGCGTCCGCCGACCAGACCGGTCAGCCCGCGCCCGAGGGGCGGCACCGCGACGGCGTCACCTTCATCACCTCGCTGATGATCGGCCGAACCAACGTGACCGGAGGCGAGAGCGGTGTGTACACCGACGAAGGCGAACACCTCATGACCACTACGCTGTCCCGGCCCGGCGACATCCTGCTCGGCGACGACCGCCGCACGCTGCACTCGGTGACCCCGGTACAGCCGCGGGACCCCGGCCTCGCCGCGCACCGCGACGTCCTGGTGATCGCCTACACCGCGCGCTGA
- a CDS encoding serine/threonine-protein kinase, which yields MGEVFAGRYELADPIGRGGVGAVWRAWDHRRRRYVAAKVLQQSDAHTLLRFVREQALRIDHPNVLAPASWAADDDKVLFTMDLVAGGSLAHLVADYGPLPPEFVCVLLDQLLAGVTAVHAEGVVHRDIKPANILLEATGTGLPHLRLSDFGIAMRKGEPRLTEADYVVGTPGWFAPEQALGAEPDFPADLFAVGLVALYLLEGAKPDAQALIEHFAERGTPSAPRGVPGPLWGVLAGLLQPDPEARFRTATGARKALLAAAELLPEPGPDDELIEVFDQLGPLPPGFSPDGPAVRGRRARPLNAAGSPVRPQASDDLREASTSAPTTPAAPTAPVMPAAPLVPPALVVPPPPVPPPLPHQPAPLHSVPHPSPNSSPSPEPEPEPESDSAPAPSSGSGSGSGSDSRFGSDSTSGQPLMSETGSFHLPPPSPRDEPLPPPPPPVPPMPVLSPSVGAPLSAAEPAPQLEPEPTGTGFRPLDPTPPPPHTETFHDRSPQPAPAVTTVVPDEEGRHSLYTARAQEVPQLQPEPLQPRPRPRHQPRPRPHPQPQEHQDAPQRRPGPPPAVAIPVLLVAALCFAVGIWALTQA from the coding sequence ATGGGTGAGGTCTTCGCCGGCCGGTACGAACTGGCCGACCCGATCGGCCGCGGGGGAGTGGGCGCGGTCTGGCGCGCCTGGGACCACCGGCGCCGGCGCTACGTCGCGGCCAAGGTCCTGCAGCAGAGCGACGCCCACACACTGCTCCGCTTCGTGCGCGAGCAGGCCCTGCGCATCGACCATCCGAACGTCCTGGCCCCGGCGAGCTGGGCCGCGGACGACGACAAGGTCCTGTTCACCATGGATCTGGTCGCGGGCGGCTCGCTCGCCCATCTCGTCGCCGACTACGGCCCCCTGCCGCCAGAGTTCGTCTGCGTGCTCCTCGACCAGCTCCTGGCCGGCGTCACCGCCGTGCACGCGGAGGGCGTGGTCCACCGTGACATCAAGCCCGCCAACATCCTGCTCGAGGCGACCGGCACCGGCCTGCCCCATCTGCGCCTGTCGGACTTCGGCATCGCGATGCGCAAGGGCGAGCCACGGCTGACCGAGGCCGACTACGTGGTCGGAACGCCCGGCTGGTTCGCCCCCGAGCAGGCACTCGGCGCCGAACCGGACTTCCCCGCGGACCTCTTCGCCGTGGGACTCGTCGCCCTCTACCTCCTCGAAGGTGCCAAGCCCGACGCTCAGGCCCTGATCGAGCACTTCGCCGAGCGTGGCACGCCGAGCGCTCCGCGTGGAGTGCCGGGCCCTCTGTGGGGCGTCCTGGCCGGGCTGCTCCAGCCCGATCCCGAGGCCCGCTTCCGCACGGCCACCGGGGCGCGCAAGGCGCTGCTCGCGGCCGCCGAGCTGCTGCCCGAGCCCGGCCCCGACGACGAGCTCATCGAGGTCTTCGACCAACTCGGCCCGCTCCCCCCGGGGTTCAGCCCCGACGGGCCGGCCGTCCGCGGGCGCAGGGCCCGCCCCCTGAACGCCGCGGGAAGCCCCGTACGGCCTCAGGCGAGCGACGACCTGCGCGAGGCCTCCACCTCCGCGCCGACCACGCCGGCCGCCCCCACGGCCCCCGTCATGCCCGCCGCTCCCCTCGTACCTCCCGCTCTCGTCGTACCCCCACCCCCAGTACCGCCGCCGCTCCCGCACCAGCCCGCGCCCCTGCACTCCGTACCGCACCCGAGCCCGAACTCGAGCCCGAGCCCGGAACCCGAGCCAGAACCGGAATCGGATTCCGCGCCCGCTCCCAGTTCCGGGTCCGGGTCCGGGTCCGGGTCCGACTCCAGGTTCGGGTCCGACTCCACATCGGGTCAGCCCCTGATGTCGGAGACGGGCAGCTTCCATCTCCCGCCTCCGTCGCCCCGCGACGAGCCGCTCCCACCACCTCCACCACCGGTGCCGCCGATGCCGGTGCTGTCCCCCTCCGTCGGCGCGCCTCTCAGCGCCGCCGAGCCGGCGCCCCAGCTGGAACCCGAGCCCACCGGCACGGGATTCCGTCCGCTGGATCCCACGCCGCCCCCACCGCACACCGAGACCTTCCACGACCGCTCCCCTCAGCCGGCCCCTGCGGTGACCACCGTGGTCCCGGACGAAGAAGGCCGTCACTCTCTGTACACCGCTCGCGCCCAAGAGGTTCCACAGCTCCAGCCCGAACCTCTTCAGCCCCGACCTCGCCCCCGGCACCAACCTCGGCCTCGGCCCCACCCACAGCCCCAGGAACATCAGGACGCCCCGCAGCGCAGGCCGGGGCCGCCGCCCGCCGTGGCGATCCCCGTCCTTCTCGTCGCCGCGCTCTGCTTCGCCGTAGGGATCTGGGCCCTCACCCAGGCATGA